A segment of the Cenarchaeum symbiosum A genome:
AGCTGCAACCATGGCCGCATCTATCGAGCTTGGCGCAACAAAGGGCACGCTGCTCAAGTATGCGACGAGCGGCGACATAACGGGGGACGAACAGTCGGTGGTCGGGTACTGCTCGATAGTGTTCAGTTGACGTCCGTGGGGTCCGCGCCGGCGAAAGTGGTTCTGCTAGGCGAGCACTTTGTAGTCCATGGGACCGGCGCCCTGCTCTGCGCCATAAACAAGAGGGTCAGGGTTACAGCAGACATACGCGGCGATACCATCAGGATACGGTCGGCCCTCGGGGACGCCGTTCTAGGGCCCGGCGAGGCACTCCCCGCGGGGCACCCGCTTGGCCCGCTGGCGCACTTGGCGGCGCGCGCCATATCCAGGTTCGGGCACAAGGGCGGGCTTGAGATTGCTGTAGAATCAGAGATACCCCCGGGAGTGGGGCTGGGGTCGTCGTCTGCGTGCTGTGTAGCTGCGGCAGGAGCGCTCCGGGGGCTCTTTGCCGACCCCGACAGGGCCGATTCCATGGCGGCCGCTCTAGAGGCGGAGAGGACTGCATTTGGGGCCGCCTCCGGCGCGGACAGCGCTGCTTGCACATACGGGGGGATAATAGAATACGATTCTATCTCGGGCCACCATACAGTGGAGGGCCCTCTGCTCCGGCTGGCGGTCGCAGATTCCGGCAGGGCCCACTCGACTGCGGAAGTGGTCAGAAAGGTGGACGGGTTCCGGCGCGACAACGGTGCAGAGTTTGCCGATCTGTGCAAAAAGGTCTCGGGGCTAATCCCCAGGGCAAGGGCCGCGATAGAGGGGGGAGACCTTGAGGGCCTTGGTTCATGCATGAGCGAGAACCAGGAATGCCTGGATAGGATAGGCGTCTCGGACGGGGTGCTGCGCTCGATGGTAAGGGCGGGCGACGGCCCGAGTTATGGCGCCAAGGTTACGGGGGCGGGCGACGGCGGGTGCGTCATAGCCCTTGCCGATGAAGAGTGCATCGGGCGCGTGGTGGAATCGCTCGGGGCGGCCAGCGAGGGCAGCTTTGCAGCATCTGTCGACCCGTCCGGGCTGGATACTTTTTAACTGCGGGAAGGTGACGTGCGCCGTGATCTTGGTAAAGCTGGGCGGGTCGGTAATAACCAACAAGGAAAAGCCCCTCTCGGCGAGGACCAGGAACATGGACGGGATAGCCGCCGCCCTTGCAAAGCTGCGCGAGCCGGTGGTGGTGGTCCACGGGGGCGGCTCGTTTGGGCACTATTGGTCCGTAAAGTACGACATGCACACAAAGCCCGCCAGGTATGAAATCCGCGGGGTGGCAACTGTAAAGAACTCGATGGCCAGGCTCAACATGATGGTGCTCGATTCCCTGTTAAATGCCGGGCTGAGCCCCTATTCTGTGCCGCCTGCCTGCATCAGCCGGTCCGGCAGGCCCCTGTCTGCGGGGATAAAGGAGACAGGCGAGGAGGCGCGCGCAGGCCTTGTCCCCGTCACCTACGGGGACGCGCTCTGGGCGGGGCGCGGCAGGACTTACATACTGTCGGGCGACCGCATAATGGGAATGCTGGCTCGCGCACTCAGGCCCAGGCTGTGCATCTTTGCGATGAACGTTGACGGATTGTACGAGAGCCCCCGGACCAGAAAACTGATACCGGAGCTCGGGCGGGGCACGCCGGAGCTTGGAGAAGCAGGCATGGATGTTACAGGCGGCATGGGCCGGAAGAT
Coding sequences within it:
- a CDS encoding mevalonate kinase (COG1577); translated protein: MGSAPAKVVLLGEHFVVHGTGALLCAINKRVRVTADIRGDTIRIRSALGDAVLGPGEALPAGHPLGPLAHLAARAISRFGHKGGLEIAVESEIPPGVGLGSSSACCVAAAGALRGLFADPDRADSMAAALEAERTAFGAASGADSAACTYGGIIEYDSISGHHTVEGPLLRLAVADSGRAHSTAEVVRKVDGFRRDNGAEFADLCKKVSGLIPRARAAIEGGDLEGLGSCMSENQECLDRIGVSDGVLRSMVRAGDGPSYGAKVTGAGDGGCVIALADEECIGRVVESLGAASEGSFAASVDPSGLDTF
- a CDS encoding archaeal gamma-glutamyl kinase (COG1608) codes for the protein MVKLGGSVITNKEKPLSARTRNMDGIAAALAKLREPVVVVHGGGSFGHYWSVKYDMHTKPARYEIRGVATVKNSMARLNMMVLDSLLNAGLSPYSVPPACISRSGRPLSAGIKETGEEARAGLVPVTYGDALWAGRGRTYILSGDRIMGMLARALRPRLCIFAMNVDGLYESPRTRKLIPELGRGTPELGEAGMDVTGGMGRKIEEGRKIARGGTKVFLVNGKKPRRILDAALKGSFAGTIIRGHK